The following proteins come from a genomic window of Micromonospora zamorensis:
- a CDS encoding glycosyltransferase gives MSLFSPPGDARRAAHRWDVEHGRASTSPVRLPMTYVLPLRWHADTGLAELTGYLRWLADRVDVIVVDGSAPDLFARHADAWRGLVRHLPPDATTRGLNGKVLGVRTGVRASGHEHVVIADDDVRYDEAGLTAVHRLLDRVDLVRPQNYFDPLPWHAWWDTGRTLLNRALGADYPGTLAVRRSTFLAMGGYDPDVLFENLELIRTLRANDGTEAAPAWLYVRRLPPDAAHFRGQRVRQAYDDLAQPARLLTSLAVLPALAAAVAARRPALVLGAAAGTVVLAEVGRRRAGGTTVFPAATALAAPVWLLERGVCGWLAVGQRFLFGGVRYGDTRIRRAAHPTRALRRRRH, from the coding sequence ATGTCCCTGTTCAGCCCACCTGGTGACGCCCGGCGCGCCGCGCATCGGTGGGATGTCGAACACGGCCGCGCCAGCACGTCGCCGGTCCGACTGCCGATGACGTACGTGCTGCCGCTGCGCTGGCACGCCGACACCGGCCTGGCCGAGCTGACCGGTTACCTGCGGTGGCTGGCCGACCGGGTCGACGTGATCGTGGTCGACGGCTCCGCCCCGGACCTGTTCGCACGGCACGCCGACGCCTGGCGGGGGCTGGTCCGGCACCTCCCGCCCGACGCCACCACTCGAGGGCTCAACGGCAAGGTGCTCGGCGTACGCACCGGCGTACGCGCGTCAGGCCACGAGCACGTGGTGATCGCCGACGACGACGTCCGGTACGACGAGGCCGGGCTGACCGCCGTGCACCGGCTGCTGGACCGGGTCGACCTGGTGCGACCGCAGAACTACTTCGACCCGCTGCCCTGGCACGCCTGGTGGGACACCGGTCGGACGCTGCTCAACCGGGCGCTCGGCGCTGACTACCCGGGGACCCTCGCGGTGCGTCGCAGCACCTTCCTCGCCATGGGCGGCTACGACCCGGACGTGCTCTTCGAGAACCTGGAGCTGATCCGCACCCTGCGCGCGAACGACGGCACCGAGGCGGCTCCGGCCTGGCTCTACGTACGCCGGCTGCCTCCCGACGCCGCGCACTTCCGCGGTCAACGGGTCCGTCAGGCGTACGACGATCTGGCCCAGCCGGCCCGCCTGCTGACCTCGCTCGCGGTCCTGCCGGCGCTGGCCGCGGCGGTCGCGGCCCGGCGGCCCGCGCTGGTGCTCGGCGCGGCGGCCGGCACCGTGGTCCTCGCCGAGGTGGGTCGCCGTCGCGCCGGCGGCACCACGGTCTTCCCTGCGGCGACGGCGCTGGCGGCTCCGGTCTGGCTGCTGGAGCGCGGCGTGTGCGGCTGGCTCGCGGTCGGCCAGCGGTTCCTGTTCGGCGGTGTCCGCTACGGCGACACCCGAATCCGCCGGGCCGCCCACCCGACCCGCGCCCTGCGACGCCGCCGCCACTGA
- a CDS encoding DUF3618 domain-containing protein has protein sequence MSTDPDQIRREIEATRNSLSSDVDALAYKVSPSRIVDDRKQRARSALQNVRDKVMGTASDLGHGTGQAAHSVGDRASSAASSVSDAAHSAATSVSDAAHSAPRVIRQKSQGNPLAAGLIAFGVGWLASSLIPASRREQQAATQLKERVSEHSGAVTEKLGAVANELKEELREPAQQAAQSVKSTAQDAVHAVKDDTKSAAHDVRDQAQQARHQVNS, from the coding sequence ATGAGCACCGATCCCGATCAGATCCGCCGCGAGATCGAAGCCACCCGTAACAGCCTCAGCTCCGATGTGGATGCGCTGGCGTACAAGGTCAGCCCGAGCCGCATCGTCGACGACCGCAAACAGCGGGCCCGTTCCGCTCTGCAGAATGTGAGGGACAAGGTCATGGGAACCGCGTCTGACCTCGGCCACGGCACCGGCCAGGCCGCCCACTCGGTGGGTGACCGCGCCTCGTCGGCGGCCTCCAGCGTCAGCGACGCCGCGCACTCGGCGGCGACCAGTGTCAGCGATGCCGCCCACAGCGCTCCGCGGGTGATCCGGCAGAAGTCCCAGGGCAACCCCCTCGCCGCCGGTCTGATCGCGTTCGGGGTCGGCTGGCTGGCCTCGTCGCTGATCCCGGCCTCTCGCCGTGAGCAGCAGGCCGCTACCCAGCTCAAGGAGCGGGTCAGCGAGCACAGCGGTGCGGTGACCGAGAAGCTTGGCGCGGTGGCCAACGAGCTCAAGGAAGAGCTGCGCGAGCCGGCCCAGCAGGCCGCCCAGTCGGTGAAGTCCACCGCCCAGGACGCCGTGCACGCGGTCAAGGACGACACGAAGTCGGCCGCGCACGACGTCAGGGACCAGGCCCAGCAGGCCCGGCACCAGGTCAACTCCTGA
- a CDS encoding phage holin family protein, translating into MSMPTQGSGLDSGYHPDAGAPHTAAEVKGSSLGDLMRQVTTDLSTLMRQEVELAKAEIRQEGKKAGKAAGLFGGAGFGGYMVALFVSIAVWQFLDNVMDSGLAALIVAVIWAVVAAVLYSKAKQNAQHVRGLKQTNDSVQRIPDALKPHPEGVTR; encoded by the coding sequence ATGAGCATGCCGACGCAGGGGTCCGGGCTGGACTCCGGATACCACCCCGACGCGGGTGCCCCGCACACCGCCGCGGAGGTGAAGGGCAGCTCGCTGGGTGACCTGATGCGTCAGGTCACCACCGACCTGTCGACGCTGATGCGTCAGGAGGTCGAGCTGGCCAAGGCCGAGATCCGCCAGGAGGGCAAGAAGGCCGGCAAGGCCGCCGGGCTCTTCGGCGGTGCCGGCTTCGGCGGCTACATGGTGGCCCTCTTCGTGTCCATCGCCGTCTGGCAGTTCCTGGACAACGTCATGGACTCCGGTCTGGCTGCGCTGATCGTGGCCGTGATCTGGGCCGTGGTCGCCGCCGTCCTCTACTCCAAGGCGAAGCAGAACGCCCAGCACGTACGCGGGCTCAAGCAGACCAACGACAGCGTGCAGCGGATCCCCGACGCGCTCAAGCCGCACCCGGAGGGAGTCACCCGATGA
- a CDS encoding DUF4383 domain-containing protein: MARDARGGRRAGPRPRVQLAALAVAGVFLLIGVLGFIPGITTDYGELRFAGHHSDARLLGLFQVSILHNAVHLLFGLVGLVMARSIAGARVFLAAGGAIYLALWLYGLGIEAVNPEGGANILPVNDADNWLHLALGFGMLALGLLLSNQAGTGGRLDNPAERH, from the coding sequence ATGGCACGAGACGCGCGAGGTGGCCGACGGGCCGGCCCCCGACCCCGGGTCCAGCTGGCCGCGTTGGCCGTCGCCGGGGTCTTCCTGCTGATCGGCGTGCTCGGCTTCATCCCCGGCATCACCACCGACTACGGCGAGCTGAGATTCGCCGGACACCACTCGGACGCCCGGCTGCTGGGGCTGTTCCAGGTGTCGATCCTGCACAACGCGGTGCACCTGCTCTTCGGGCTGGTCGGCCTGGTGATGGCCCGCAGCATCGCCGGCGCCCGCGTGTTCCTGGCCGCCGGCGGCGCGATCTACCTCGCCCTCTGGCTGTACGGCCTGGGGATCGAGGCGGTCAACCCGGAGGGCGGGGCGAACATCCTGCCGGTGAACGACGCCGACAACTGGCTGCACCTCGCGCTCGGCTTCGGGATGCTCGCGCTCGGGCTGCTGCTGTCGAACCAGGCGGGCACCGGCGGGCGCCTCGACAATCCCGCCGAACGGCACTGA
- a CDS encoding DUF6766 family protein, with protein MPRWLRDNGLAVAMLGAFLVFLVLQSVFGWQTHNEELTEFGAAPLSWPAYLTSGHFIESVFENWESEFLQMGGYVLLTAHLVQRGSAESKPVDQTDRPEDDERRATPQSPWPVRVGGLPLVIYRNSLSLALLLIFAGSFVGHLFGGTAAYNQEQALQSGAPPIGVWEFLGTSDFWFQSMQNWQSEFLAVGALILLSIVLRQHASPESKPVTVEHASTGA; from the coding sequence ATGCCTCGTTGGCTACGCGACAACGGCCTGGCCGTCGCCATGCTGGGGGCCTTCCTGGTCTTCCTCGTGTTGCAGAGCGTCTTCGGCTGGCAGACCCACAATGAGGAGCTGACCGAGTTCGGTGCCGCGCCGCTGAGCTGGCCGGCGTACCTGACCAGCGGGCACTTCATCGAGTCGGTCTTCGAGAACTGGGAGTCGGAGTTCCTCCAGATGGGCGGGTACGTGCTGCTCACCGCGCACCTGGTGCAGCGGGGGTCGGCCGAGTCGAAGCCGGTGGACCAGACCGACCGGCCGGAGGACGACGAGCGCCGGGCCACCCCGCAGTCACCCTGGCCGGTGCGTGTCGGCGGTCTGCCGCTGGTGATCTACCGCAACAGCCTCTCCCTCGCGCTGCTGCTGATCTTCGCCGGTTCGTTCGTCGGTCACCTGTTCGGTGGCACCGCCGCGTACAACCAGGAGCAGGCGCTACAGAGCGGCGCACCGCCGATCGGGGTGTGGGAGTTCCTCGGCACCAGCGACTTCTGGTTCCAGTCGATGCAGAACTGGCAGAGCGAGTTCCTCGCGGTCGGTGCGCTGATCCTGCTGAGCATCGTCCTGCGCCAGCACGCCTCACCCGAGTCGAAGCCGGTGACCGTCGAGCACGCCAGCACCGGCGCCTGA
- a CDS encoding GNAT family N-acetyltransferase — MLIESRPVTDPEIAALVVAQQRELREADGGLDGQVFMPHDDVRYLAVVVNDRAVACGGLQSLDAETGEIKRMYVRPAYRGRGIARQLVAALEECAFRQGHSVVCLETGTYLPTAIALYTSCGYEQIPVYGEYVSNPYSVCFAKRLPVAA, encoded by the coding sequence ATGCTGATCGAGTCCCGGCCTGTCACCGATCCGGAGATCGCCGCCCTCGTCGTCGCGCAGCAGCGTGAGCTGCGCGAGGCCGACGGTGGGTTGGACGGGCAGGTCTTCATGCCGCACGACGACGTCCGCTACCTGGCCGTGGTGGTCAACGATCGGGCGGTCGCCTGCGGAGGGCTCCAGTCGCTCGACGCCGAGACCGGCGAGATCAAGCGGATGTACGTGCGGCCCGCGTACCGGGGGCGGGGCATCGCCCGCCAGTTGGTGGCCGCGCTGGAGGAGTGCGCGTTCCGACAGGGGCACTCGGTGGTCTGCCTGGAGACCGGCACCTACCTGCCGACCGCGATCGCGCTGTACACCTCGTGTGGCTACGAGCAGATCCCGGTCTACGGCGAGTACGTGAGCAACCCGTACAGCGTCTGTTTCGCCAAGCGGCTGCCGGTCGCGGCCTGA
- the obgE gene encoding GTPase ObgE, whose protein sequence is MATFVDRVVLHLQAGDGGHGCASIHREKFKPFGGPDGGNGGHGGSVSLVVDPQVTTLLDFHFHPHVKADNGKGGAGSNRDGANGHNLVLKVPNGTVVQTTDGTVLADMVGAGTTFEVARGGRGGRGNASLANAKRKAPGFAELGEPGDQLDIVLELKSVADVGLVGFPSAGKSSLISVISAAKPKIADYPFTTLVPNLGVVRMDNHTFTVADVPGLIPGAATGKGLGLEFLRHIERCAVLVHVIDSATLEPGRDPVADIDAIEAELSQYGGLTDRPRLVAVNKVDVPDGRDLAEIVRPDLEERGYRVFEVSAATREGLKELTYAMADLVEAERKAAPPAEPTRIVIRPMAVDDDGFTITAEADGSFTVRGVRPERWVKQTNFDNDEAVGYLADRLARLGVEDKLAKAGAQPGDLVRIGAREFDWQPTLFAGVDFVPGNRGTDVRLEEKSNRASAADRLAARKARRVRSADEVGADASDDLDDIDDEDDAE, encoded by the coding sequence GTGGCAACGTTCGTTGACCGGGTCGTTCTGCATCTGCAGGCCGGCGATGGCGGGCACGGTTGTGCCTCGATCCACCGCGAGAAGTTCAAGCCCTTCGGCGGGCCGGACGGCGGCAACGGCGGGCACGGCGGCAGCGTGTCGCTGGTGGTCGACCCGCAGGTGACCACGCTGCTCGACTTCCACTTCCACCCGCACGTCAAGGCCGACAACGGCAAGGGCGGCGCCGGGTCGAACCGGGACGGGGCCAACGGTCACAACCTGGTGCTCAAGGTGCCCAACGGCACCGTGGTGCAGACCACCGACGGCACCGTGCTGGCCGACATGGTCGGCGCCGGCACCACCTTCGAGGTGGCCCGCGGTGGGCGCGGCGGGCGGGGCAACGCCTCGCTGGCCAACGCCAAGCGCAAGGCTCCGGGCTTCGCCGAGCTGGGCGAGCCCGGCGACCAGCTGGACATCGTGCTGGAGCTCAAGAGCGTCGCCGACGTGGGTCTGGTGGGTTTCCCGTCGGCCGGCAAGTCGTCGCTGATCTCGGTGATCTCCGCGGCCAAGCCGAAGATCGCCGACTACCCGTTCACCACCCTGGTGCCCAACCTCGGTGTGGTCCGGATGGACAACCACACCTTCACCGTCGCTGACGTCCCGGGTCTGATCCCGGGTGCGGCGACCGGCAAGGGCCTGGGCCTGGAGTTCCTGCGGCACATCGAGCGCTGCGCGGTGCTGGTGCACGTCATCGACTCGGCGACCCTGGAGCCCGGGCGTGACCCGGTCGCCGACATCGACGCCATCGAGGCGGAGCTGAGCCAGTACGGCGGGCTCACCGACCGCCCGCGACTCGTGGCTGTGAACAAGGTCGACGTGCCGGACGGCCGGGACCTCGCCGAGATCGTGCGCCCCGACCTGGAGGAGCGCGGCTACCGGGTGTTCGAGGTGTCCGCGGCCACCCGGGAGGGGCTCAAGGAGCTGACCTACGCGATGGCCGACCTGGTCGAGGCCGAGCGCAAGGCCGCACCGCCCGCCGAGCCGACCCGGATCGTGATCCGTCCGATGGCCGTGGACGACGACGGCTTCACCATCACGGCCGAGGCGGACGGCTCCTTCACCGTGCGCGGTGTCCGGCCCGAGCGCTGGGTCAAGCAGACCAACTTCGACAACGACGAGGCGGTCGGCTACCTGGCCGACCGGCTGGCCCGGCTCGGGGTGGAGGACAAGCTGGCCAAGGCCGGCGCGCAGCCCGGTGACCTGGTCCGGATTGGCGCGCGCGAGTTCGACTGGCAGCCGACGCTGTTCGCCGGCGTGGACTTCGTGCCCGGTAACCGGGGCACCGACGTCCGCCTGGAGGAGAAGTCGAACCGGGCCTCGGCGGCGGACCGGCTCGCCGCCCGTAAGGCCCGCCGGGTGCGGTCGGCCGACGAGGTGGGCGCGGACGCGTCCGACGACCTCGACGACATCGACGACGAGGACGACGCCGAGTAG
- the rpmA gene encoding 50S ribosomal protein L27 — MAHKKGASSSRNGRDSAAQRLGVKRFGGQVVSAGEILIRQRGTKFHPGDLVGRGGDDTLFALSAGAVLFGTKRGRKTVSIVPQQ, encoded by the coding sequence ATGGCTCACAAAAAGGGTGCGTCCAGCTCGCGTAACGGTCGTGACTCCGCGGCCCAGCGACTCGGCGTGAAGCGCTTCGGTGGTCAGGTTGTCAGCGCCGGTGAGATCCTCATCCGGCAGCGTGGCACCAAGTTCCACCCCGGTGACCTGGTCGGCCGTGGCGGCGACGACACGCTGTTCGCGCTGTCGGCCGGTGCGGTCCTGTTCGGCACCAAGCGCGGTCGCAAGACCGTCAGCATCGTTCCGCAGCAGTAG
- the rplU gene encoding 50S ribosomal protein L21, which translates to MYAIVKTGGKQYKVAEGDVIEVEKLTGAPGDAVKLTAVLLVDGDDLVTDAAKLAEVAVSGEIAAHTKGPKIRIHKFKNKTGYHKRQGHRQPLTQVKVTGISSGK; encoded by the coding sequence ATGTACGCGATCGTCAAGACCGGCGGCAAGCAGTACAAGGTCGCCGAGGGCGACGTGATCGAGGTCGAGAAGCTCACCGGTGCCCCCGGTGACGCGGTGAAGCTCACCGCGGTGCTCCTCGTCGACGGTGACGACCTGGTGACCGACGCGGCGAAGCTTGCCGAGGTCGCGGTGTCCGGCGAAATCGCCGCGCACACCAAGGGCCCGAAGATCCGGATCCACAAGTTCAAGAACAAGACCGGCTACCACAAGCGCCAGGGTCACCGCCAGCCGTTGACCCAGGTCAAGGTGACCGGCATCTCCAGCGGGAAGTAG
- a CDS encoding Rne/Rng family ribonuclease, whose translation MLENEPEGGERTGSQPAGETADESTTTDGAAVATPTTAVGSASVEPAGAETAEPAAPVRRARATRRRAAPLNQPEQTDAPIEASTGGSGSVESPQAEVFAPVSGDQDVAPKTPRRRRKATPVETTAEEPLVAASAEAASAEVVPPVKVTRTRRKKATPAAVEEPPATEQPAAVEEQPSIEEPVVAEEPVVDEEPAESDLREAEAELNDTDTLPRASAAELAWTSGAQERSGEVPPGVAVPAVADEPIEPAEVEPEQPRTRRRRAALSAPTVLFMAPQPDAVPVTRPVEPAPVAEEPAVEETAEPSRRRRRGRRDIEPVEPVEAIEAEEEPVEEADEAAETDEDDEDSAAARRRRRRGRRGRGRGKGGADDAEDEESEEAAQADEEETAEVEAESDEDEETEGGDGLTRRRRRRRRRGAGDTEGAADDGVPTVVKIREPRRTVDEVQGVSGSTRLEAKRQRRRDGREQRRTRPPILSESEFLARREAVDRVMAVRQRGDRTQIAVLEDGVLVEHYVTRNSSGTMAGNVYLGKVQNVLPSMEAAFVDVGRGRNAVLYAGEVNWDVSGLEGRARSIEQALRSGDSVLVQVTKDPIGHKGARLTSHIALSGRHLVYVPNGNASGISRKLPDNERKRLRDVLKKLVPDGAGVIVRTAAEGATEDELARDVKRLQAQWEDIQAKAAEGGAPALLYGEPDLVIRVVRDLFNEDFRELVIEGEQSYDIVESYLSHVSPDLVDRVRRHVGTSDVFAEYRIDEQIIKGLDRKVFLPSGGSLVIDRTEAMTVVDVNTGKYTGSGGNLEETVTRNNLEAAEEIVRQLRLRDIGGIVVIDFIDMVLESNRELVLRRLTECLGRDRTKHQVTEITSLGLVQMTRKRIGAGLLEAFSETCECCKGRGVIMHTEPVPEKPRPAGAGEKVKAVASAVAAPAPAAEQATTSSRRRARKNAPAERAVVEVVDTDTSAEPDADYQDTMGYDLSRYESDTAAAPAISDSQQGESARLAAADDPDALADGDGDEDATEGGAGRRRSRRGGARRRTRP comes from the coding sequence ATGCTCGAGAACGAGCCCGAGGGCGGCGAACGGACCGGTTCACAGCCGGCCGGTGAAACCGCCGACGAGAGCACCACGACCGACGGCGCCGCCGTCGCGACCCCCACCACGGCCGTCGGCTCGGCCTCGGTCGAACCGGCAGGCGCGGAGACGGCTGAGCCCGCCGCGCCGGTACGGCGTGCGAGGGCGACCCGTCGTCGGGCCGCCCCGCTCAATCAGCCGGAGCAGACCGACGCGCCGATCGAGGCGTCCACGGGTGGGTCCGGCAGCGTCGAGTCGCCGCAGGCGGAGGTCTTCGCCCCGGTCTCCGGTGACCAGGACGTCGCACCGAAGACCCCCCGGCGCCGCCGCAAGGCCACCCCCGTCGAGACCACCGCCGAGGAGCCGTTGGTCGCCGCCTCCGCGGAGGCGGCCTCGGCCGAGGTGGTCCCGCCGGTCAAGGTGACCCGGACCAGGCGCAAGAAGGCCACCCCGGCTGCTGTCGAGGAGCCGCCCGCCACCGAGCAGCCGGCCGCCGTCGAAGAGCAGCCCTCGATCGAGGAACCGGTCGTCGCCGAGGAACCGGTTGTCGACGAGGAGCCGGCGGAGTCCGACCTGCGCGAGGCCGAGGCTGAGCTGAACGACACCGACACCCTCCCGAGGGCGAGCGCCGCCGAGCTGGCCTGGACCAGTGGCGCGCAGGAGCGCTCGGGCGAGGTGCCGCCGGGTGTGGCCGTCCCCGCTGTGGCCGATGAGCCCATCGAGCCGGCCGAGGTCGAGCCGGAGCAGCCGCGTACCCGTCGTCGGAGGGCCGCCCTCTCGGCGCCCACAGTGCTGTTCATGGCACCCCAGCCGGACGCTGTGCCGGTGACCCGGCCGGTGGAGCCGGCCCCGGTCGCCGAGGAGCCGGCTGTGGAGGAGACCGCCGAGCCGTCCCGCCGCCGCCGGCGTGGTCGCCGCGACATCGAGCCGGTCGAGCCGGTCGAGGCGATCGAGGCCGAGGAGGAGCCGGTCGAGGAGGCCGACGAGGCCGCCGAGACGGATGAGGACGACGAGGACAGCGCCGCCGCGCGCCGTCGGCGCCGGCGTGGTCGCCGGGGTCGGGGCCGCGGCAAGGGTGGGGCCGACGACGCCGAGGACGAGGAGTCCGAGGAGGCGGCGCAGGCCGACGAGGAAGAGACCGCAGAGGTCGAGGCCGAGAGTGACGAGGACGAGGAGACCGAGGGCGGCGATGGCCTGACCCGTCGTCGCCGGCGTCGTCGTCGCCGTGGTGCGGGCGACACGGAGGGCGCCGCGGACGACGGTGTGCCGACCGTGGTCAAGATCCGCGAGCCGCGCCGGACCGTCGACGAGGTGCAGGGCGTCTCCGGCTCGACCCGCCTGGAGGCCAAGCGTCAGCGCCGCCGCGACGGCCGGGAGCAGCGGCGTACCCGACCGCCGATCCTCAGCGAGTCGGAGTTCCTGGCGCGCCGGGAGGCCGTCGATCGCGTGATGGCGGTCCGCCAGCGCGGCGACCGTACCCAGATCGCCGTCCTGGAGGACGGCGTGCTGGTCGAGCACTACGTCACCCGTAACTCCTCCGGCACCATGGCCGGCAACGTGTACCTGGGCAAGGTGCAGAACGTGCTGCCGAGCATGGAGGCGGCGTTCGTCGACGTCGGCCGGGGCCGCAACGCGGTGCTGTACGCCGGCGAGGTCAACTGGGACGTGTCCGGCCTGGAGGGGCGGGCCCGCTCGATCGAGCAGGCGCTGCGCTCCGGCGACTCGGTGCTGGTCCAGGTCACCAAGGACCCGATCGGGCACAAGGGCGCTCGGTTGACCAGCCACATCGCGCTCTCCGGCCGGCACCTGGTCTACGTGCCCAACGGCAACGCGTCCGGGATCAGCCGCAAGCTGCCGGACAACGAGCGCAAGCGGCTGCGCGACGTGCTCAAGAAGCTCGTTCCGGACGGCGCGGGCGTCATCGTCCGCACCGCCGCCGAGGGCGCCACCGAGGACGAGCTGGCCCGTGACGTCAAGCGGCTCCAGGCGCAGTGGGAGGACATCCAGGCCAAGGCCGCCGAGGGTGGTGCCCCGGCGCTGCTCTACGGGGAGCCGGACCTGGTCATCCGCGTGGTCCGTGACCTGTTCAACGAGGACTTCCGCGAGCTGGTGATCGAGGGCGAGCAGTCGTACGACATCGTCGAGTCGTACCTGTCGCATGTCTCTCCGGACCTGGTGGACCGGGTGCGCCGGCACGTCGGGACGAGCGACGTCTTCGCCGAGTACCGGATCGACGAGCAGATCATCAAGGGCCTGGACCGCAAGGTCTTCCTGCCCTCCGGTGGCTCGCTGGTGATCGACCGCACCGAGGCGATGACTGTCGTCGACGTCAACACCGGTAAGTACACCGGCTCCGGGGGCAACCTGGAGGAGACCGTCACCCGCAACAACCTGGAGGCGGCGGAGGAGATCGTCCGCCAGCTCCGGTTGCGCGACATCGGCGGCATCGTGGTGATCGACTTCATCGACATGGTGTTGGAGTCGAACCGTGAGCTGGTGCTGCGCCGACTCACCGAGTGCCTGGGCCGGGACCGGACCAAGCACCAGGTCACCGAGATCACCTCGCTCGGTCTGGTGCAGATGACCCGTAAGCGGATCGGCGCGGGCCTGCTGGAGGCGTTCAGCGAGACCTGCGAGTGCTGCAAGGGCCGGGGCGTCATCATGCACACCGAGCCGGTGCCGGAGAAGCCGCGCCCTGCCGGCGCGGGGGAGAAGGTCAAGGCGGTCGCCTCGGCGGTGGCCGCCCCCGCCCCGGCCGCCGAGCAGGCCACCACCTCGTCCCGCCGCCGGGCGCGCAAGAACGCCCCGGCCGAGCGGGCCGTCGTGGAGGTCGTCGACACCGACACCAGCGCCGAACCGGACGCCGACTACCAGGACACCATGGGCTACGACCTGTCCCGCTACGAGTCGGACACCGCCGCCGCGCCGGCGATCTCCGACAGCCAGCAGGGGGAGTCGGCTCGGTTGGCGGCGGCGGACGACCCGGACGCGCTCGCCGACGGTGACGGCGACGAGGACGCCACCGAGGGTGGCGCCGGCCGACGCCGTTCACGTCGGGGTGGCGCCCGCCGGCGGACGCGCCCCTGA
- a CDS encoding TIGR03936 family radical SAM-associated protein, producing the protein MGPHAGTPEEPTIAKKPQPEGGQAPVVQRVRIRYAKRGPLRFTSHRDFARAFERALRRAAVPIAFSQGFHPHPKISYASAAPTGVASEAEYLEIALQSEVDPEALRAALDAALSPGLDVLDAVIAEGGSLPDRIEASRWYIEMPEVDPAVLRAAVDAFVAADEVLVERMTKQGRRTFDARAAVISIDAPASAPTPSGAPAVPCAILELVVRQVTPSVRPDDVLSGLRVVADLEPPVSPRVTRLAQGTLTAQGAIVDPLDADRDGAAIVGH; encoded by the coding sequence ATGGGTCCACACGCAGGTACCCCCGAGGAGCCCACGATCGCCAAGAAGCCTCAACCCGAGGGCGGCCAGGCACCGGTCGTCCAGCGCGTCCGCATCCGATACGCCAAGCGCGGCCCGCTGCGGTTCACCTCGCACCGGGACTTCGCCCGCGCCTTCGAACGCGCGCTGCGCCGGGCCGCCGTGCCGATCGCCTTCTCCCAGGGTTTCCACCCGCACCCCAAGATTTCCTACGCCAGCGCCGCCCCCACCGGGGTGGCGAGCGAGGCGGAATACCTGGAGATCGCCCTCCAGTCGGAGGTCGACCCGGAGGCGTTGCGCGCCGCGTTGGACGCCGCGCTCTCACCGGGGCTGGACGTCCTGGACGCCGTGATCGCCGAGGGAGGCAGTCTCCCGGACCGGATCGAGGCGTCGCGCTGGTACATCGAGATGCCCGAGGTCGACCCGGCGGTGCTGCGCGCGGCGGTGGACGCCTTCGTCGCGGCCGACGAGGTGCTGGTGGAGCGGATGACCAAGCAGGGCCGACGCACGTTCGACGCCCGTGCTGCCGTGATATCCATCGATGCCCCGGCGTCGGCACCGACGCCTTCCGGGGCGCCGGCCGTACCGTGTGCGATACTCGAACTGGTCGTGCGGCAGGTCACCCCGTCCGTACGGCCCGATGACGTCCTTTCCGGCCTCCGCGTGGTGGCCGACCTGGAGCCGCCGGTTTCGCCGAGGGTGACCCGGCTGGCTCAGGGCACGTTGACCGCGCAGGGTGCGATCGTGGATCCGTTGGATGCGGACCGCGACGGGGCAGCCATCGTTGGGCACTGA